In the Candidatus Neomarinimicrobiota bacterium genome, AGGAGGTTGACCCAACCCAATCCATAGCTCTTATGAGTAATCAGATATCGACCGTGATTCAGATCTACCGGTAGGCTCAATCTAGAATGTGCCAGAAAATTCAAAGCTGCTTCACTATCAAGCTCAACAGCCGGTATATCTGATCCAATGGACTGGCTCAGTGCCAGTTCTGGAGAGGGTTTTAACTTACCATGGTATACCTTACCCATATTCAAGCCGGAGTGGGTGATCCGAATCGCTTTACTGAGTTCCAAATAATCGCTATAAATTGACTTTGGAAAGGCGATCCTATGTTGCTCCCGAGTCAAGAACAGGTAGCGGTCTGGGTTAGCTAGCCAGAATTTATCTTCAGATGTGACCCGGTCAGTGCGATACTTCAAAGCATTGGCTGGTTTGCCTTGACGGTTGTGCTGGATTCCTGCAGCTTTCCTGAAAGCAGCAATAAAAAAACCCTCACCCCTGAGTTGATGGGGGTAGAATCGATAGCCTGGTAGATTCCTGTCCAACACCTGAATGCCCCATTCTGCAGGAATGTCTATCGTAACAGCCTCAAGGTCAGTCTCATCCTGTAGCCAACGCACGTTTTGCTCATTCTCGGTCTCTGAAAAAGTGCAGGTGCTATAAATGAGTAAGCCACCTGGAGCCAGGGCAGGCTCAATATCACCCAGGATCCTTCTTTGGCGGGATGCGCATAACTGGACGTTTTGTAAGGACCATTCATTGATGGCAGAAGGTTCTTTGCGCATCAGCCCCTCACCGGAGCAGGGAGCATCTACCAGGATCACATCAAAAAACCCCGGAAGTCTCTGAAAAGCTTTAGGATCACTTTGCGAAATGATATGGTTGTCACCTCCCCAGCGGATCAGATTCTGATGGAGTACCTTATTACGGTTGGAGATGACCTCATTCGCCACCAGGAGTGACTCAGGGCTCAACAATGATTGCAACAGAGTCGCCTTGCCTCCAGGAGCTGCACTAAGGTCGAGGACACGCAGATCCTTCTCAATATCCACCAACTCTTGAAAAAGATGGGAGAGAA is a window encoding:
- a CDS encoding RsmB/NOP family class I SAM-dependent RNA methyltransferase; the protein is MNTERNQLPHHLKTRLMDQLGDQFKDYETALTTPAPISVRLNPGKPTRHFLSEEIVPWCSLGRYLDQRPRFTLDPLFHSGTYYVQEASSMFLSHLFQELVDIEKDLRVLDLSAAPGGKATLLQSLLSPESLLVANEVISNRNKVLHQNLIRWGGDNHIISQSDPKAFQRLPGFFDVILVDAPCSGEGLMRKEPSAINEWSLQNVQLCASRQRRILGDIEPALAPGGLLIYSTCTFSETENEQNVRWLQDETDLEAVTIDIPAEWGIQVLDRNLPGYRFYPHQLRGEGFFIAAFRKAAGIQHNRQGKPANALKYRTDRVTSEDKFWLANPDRYLFLTREQHRIAFPKSIYSDYLELSKAIRITHSGLNMGKVYHGKLKPSPELALSQSIGSDIPAVELDSEAALNFLAHSRLSLPVDLNHGRYLITHKSYGLGWVNLL